A genome region from Deinococcus sp. KNUC1210 includes the following:
- the ffh gene encoding signal recognition particle protein, translated as MFENLGNRLQDILEKLRRESKLTEAQVKAAMREIRMALLEADVNFGVARDFVARVSEKAVGAEVLGSLTAGQQVVKLVHDELIETLGGKSQQPTLKNDGNVIFMVGLQGAGKTTSTGKLAKFYKEKGRRVLLVAADTQRPAAREQLRVLGTQVGVPVLEVANGETPEQTRARVQEFQRGDFRDLIIVDTAGRLQIDEGLMDALSDLKTAMQPTETLLVVDAMTGQEALNVAKTFDERIGLSGLIITKMDGDARGGAALSARFVTGKPIYFAGTSEKLTGLEPFYPDRVAGRILGMGDVLGLIERAQQADLAQMEMKKAGEFDLEDLLTQLRQIRKMGPLGDLLKLIPGMSRALPEGFNVDEKQIQRIDALISSMTLKERRNPGILNASRRKRIAGGSGSTVQEVNKLIKMHEQMKGMMKMLQGMQGGLGGGKGGKMPKLPPGMSGMGGLPGMGGKK; from the coding sequence ATGTTTGAGAACCTTGGCAACCGCCTCCAGGACATTCTGGAAAAATTGCGCCGCGAGAGCAAACTGACCGAAGCGCAGGTCAAGGCAGCGATGCGCGAGATCCGCATGGCGCTGCTGGAAGCCGACGTGAATTTCGGTGTGGCCCGCGATTTCGTGGCCCGTGTCAGCGAGAAGGCGGTGGGGGCCGAGGTGCTGGGGTCTCTGACTGCCGGGCAGCAGGTCGTGAAACTGGTTCATGACGAACTGATCGAGACGCTGGGCGGCAAGTCGCAGCAGCCGACCCTGAAAAACGATGGCAACGTGATTTTTATGGTGGGGCTTCAGGGTGCGGGCAAGACCACGAGTACCGGCAAACTGGCGAAGTTCTACAAGGAGAAGGGGCGGCGCGTGCTGCTGGTCGCGGCGGATACCCAGCGCCCAGCGGCACGCGAACAGCTGAGGGTGCTGGGCACACAGGTCGGCGTACCGGTGCTGGAAGTGGCGAACGGCGAAACCCCCGAGCAGACGCGGGCGCGGGTGCAGGAATTCCAGCGCGGCGATTTCCGCGATCTGATCATCGTGGACACGGCAGGCCGCCTGCAGATCGACGAGGGTCTGATGGACGCCCTGAGCGACCTGAAAACGGCGATGCAGCCCACCGAGACACTGTTGGTGGTCGATGCGATGACCGGGCAGGAAGCGCTGAACGTCGCCAAGACCTTCGATGAGCGCATCGGGCTTTCGGGCCTGATCATCACCAAGATGGACGGCGACGCACGCGGCGGTGCAGCGCTCTCGGCGCGGTTCGTGACCGGTAAACCCATCTATTTTGCGGGCACCAGCGAGAAGCTGACCGGTCTGGAGCCCTTCTACCCCGACAGGGTGGCGGGCCGCATCCTGGGCATGGGCGACGTGCTGGGCCTGATCGAGCGGGCGCAGCAGGCCGATCTCGCCCAGATGGAGATGAAGAAGGCCGGGGAATTCGATCTGGAAGACCTGCTGACACAGCTTCGCCAGATCCGGAAGATGGGACCGCTGGGCGACCTGCTCAAACTCATCCCCGGAATGAGCCGCGCCCTGCCGGAAGGCTTCAATGTCGATGAGAAGCAGATTCAGCGGATCGACGCCCTGATCTCCAGCATGACCCTGAAAGAGCGCCGCAATCCTGGCATCCTGAACGCCTCGCGCCGCAAACGCATCGCGGGCGGGTCGGGCAGCACCGTGCAGGAAGTCAACAAGCTCATCAAGATGCACGAGCAGATGAAGGGCATGATGAAGATGCTCCAGGGCATGCAGGGAGGCCTGGGCGGCGGCAAGGGCGGCAAGATGCCCAAACTTCCGCCGGGGATGAGCGGAATGGGCGGTCTGCCGGGAATGGGCGGCAAGAAATAA
- the priA gene encoding primosomal protein N', with translation MSALPHSPTPWLIALPIPAPALDFLPPHGWNPAQPTPTGHRVLIPWRGELSVGLVVGTSDTQGRGRLREAVHLLDDAPHVHPAFVEATCGLSRLSRIPLGLLLCDFVGVGWEARYLHSVRAVAGADLGMFADAVPGAEWSEASSYAPGLLDRIREQGLLDEAFGAAPRTVTGYRARRCADVPVEARYSEGWQAEATGTQPLTPKQQQAWLWLKAHGPVSRLSEWSSGAGVGAGVVRGVLERGWATSTLHERPLPPAWELLNTRGPFASQAAWAEAAGVPQSAVTRLLAQGWAESVSLPAPPPALPAASTWLPRPVSDTMPQERIWRLHGGREAERFSRLAPRIRRLLELGRGVTILAPDSATLRGAWEHLSGLALEAGTRALCFSGTLSEVQREHAWAQVQRGEAGLVIGTALALCAPHADLGLIVVLEEGSDAHKLLSGSRAFVPDLAERMAAAGDIPLALLGCVPAAESLLHPGPVLPPPRQRLHIVDYAAPTEQPQMGPLSSPHLKPSDLGYPISHDLGKVLRQVQARGRQAVLLAPRRGYSALLRCSSCQYTPGCPNCDVSLRFHQERRALHCHQCGYEVGIPDRCDHCGDPMWQARGPGTEWIVQEVKKLLPGFPVYRYDRDHQDDLSALDAGEPGVVVGTQALLSLTCPPNLALIGVTLADTWLNISDFRAGERYHRLLRQLLGWHPERAPLTVVQTFQAEHPALQCVLHNRDAGYYPALEAHARQDLGYPPHRLLTFIEVAARDRGRAAQAAQDVADTLHGAGAVSQEVLGPAPSPLARVRGVYPYQLLLRTRNEERLNTLLSALDRRFSARVRVDLSPRGLG, from the coding sequence ATGTCAGCCCTCCCCCACTCCCCCACTCCCTGGCTGATCGCCCTCCCGATTCCCGCCCCGGCCCTCGATTTTCTGCCGCCACACGGCTGGAATCCCGCGCAGCCGACCCCCACCGGGCACCGCGTCCTGATTCCCTGGCGCGGCGAACTGAGCGTGGGACTGGTCGTGGGCACCAGTGATACCCAGGGGCGTGGACGGCTGCGCGAGGCGGTGCATCTGCTCGACGACGCGCCGCACGTTCACCCGGCCTTCGTCGAGGCGACCTGCGGCTTGTCCCGGCTGTCGCGCATCCCGCTGGGTCTGCTGCTGTGCGATTTCGTGGGCGTGGGCTGGGAAGCGCGGTACCTTCACAGCGTGCGGGCAGTCGCCGGAGCCGATCTGGGCATGTTCGCAGACGCGGTGCCGGGAGCCGAGTGGAGCGAAGCAAGTAGCTACGCACCCGGCCTGCTCGACCGCATCCGGGAACAGGGCCTGCTGGATGAAGCGTTCGGGGCCGCGCCGCGCACCGTTACCGGCTACCGGGCGCGGCGGTGTGCCGATGTGCCCGTCGAGGCCAGATACAGCGAGGGCTGGCAGGCGGAGGCCACCGGAACGCAGCCGCTCACCCCTAAACAGCAGCAGGCATGGCTGTGGCTGAAGGCGCATGGCCCGGTGAGTCGCCTGAGCGAGTGGAGCAGCGGTGCGGGCGTCGGAGCCGGGGTGGTACGCGGCGTGCTGGAGCGCGGCTGGGCCACTTCCACCCTCCACGAAAGACCGCTGCCACCCGCCTGGGAACTTCTGAACACGCGGGGGCCTTTTGCCAGTCAGGCCGCCTGGGCAGAGGCCGCCGGAGTGCCGCAGAGCGCTGTGACGCGGCTGCTGGCACAGGGCTGGGCCGAGAGCGTGTCGCTGCCCGCACCCCCGCCCGCGCTGCCTGCCGCTTCCACCTGGCTGCCACGTCCCGTCTCCGACACGATGCCGCAGGAAAGAATCTGGCGGCTGCACGGCGGGCGCGAGGCCGAGCGCTTTTCACGGCTGGCCCCACGTATTCGGCGGCTGCTGGAGCTGGGCCGGGGCGTCACGATTCTCGCGCCCGACAGCGCCACCCTGCGCGGAGCCTGGGAACATCTGTCGGGGCTCGCACTGGAAGCGGGCACGCGGGCGCTCTGCTTCAGCGGCACGCTCAGCGAGGTGCAGCGCGAGCACGCCTGGGCGCAGGTACAGCGCGGCGAGGCAGGGCTGGTGATCGGAACGGCCCTGGCCCTGTGTGCTCCGCATGCCGACCTGGGCCTGATCGTGGTGCTGGAAGAGGGCAGCGACGCCCACAAACTGCTGAGCGGCTCGCGGGCCTTCGTGCCCGATCTGGCCGAGCGGATGGCCGCCGCCGGAGATATTCCGCTGGCGCTGCTGGGCTGTGTGCCCGCCGCCGAGAGTCTGCTGCACCCCGGCCCGGTGCTGCCGCCGCCCCGCCAGCGCCTGCATATCGTGGATTACGCGGCCCCCACAGAGCAGCCACAGATGGGGCCGCTCAGCAGTCCGCACCTGAAACCCAGCGACCTGGGCTATCCGATCTCGCACGATCTGGGCAAGGTGCTGCGGCAGGTACAGGCACGCGGGCGACAGGCGGTGCTGCTGGCCCCCCGGCGCGGCTATTCGGCGCTGCTGCGCTGCTCCAGCTGCCAGTACACTCCCGGCTGCCCCAACTGCGACGTTTCGCTGCGCTTTCATCAGGAACGGCGGGCGCTGCACTGCCACCAGTGCGGCTATGAGGTGGGCATTCCCGACCGCTGTGACCACTGCGGCGATCCGATGTGGCAGGCACGTGGCCCCGGCACCGAATGGATCGTGCAGGAAGTGAAAAAGCTGCTGCCCGGCTTCCCGGTGTACCGCTACGACCGCGACCATCAGGACGATCTGAGTGCGCTGGACGCGGGCGAGCCGGGCGTGGTGGTGGGCACTCAGGCGCTGCTGTCGCTGACCTGCCCGCCCAATCTGGCCCTCATCGGCGTCACGCTGGCCGACACCTGGCTGAACATCTCGGATTTCCGGGCGGGCGAGCGCTATCACCGCCTGCTGCGGCAGCTGCTCGGCTGGCATCCCGAGCGTGCGCCCCTGACGGTGGTGCAGACCTTTCAGGCCGAACATCCGGCGCTGCAATGCGTGCTGCACAACCGCGACGCGGGCTATTATCCGGCGCTGGAAGCTCATGCCCGGCAGGATCTGGGCTATCCGCCACACCGCCTGCTGACCTTTATCGAGGTGGCGGCGCGGGACAGGGGCCGGGCCGCACAGGCCGCGCAGGACGTGGCCGACACGCTGCACGGCGCAGGCGCAGTCAGCCAGGAGGTGCTCGGCCCGGCGCCCAGCCCGCTGGCCCGCGTGCGCGGCGTCTACCCGTACCAGCTGCTGCTGCGAACACGCAACGAAGAGCGGCTGAACACCCTGCTGAGCGCGCTGGACCGGCGCTTCTCGGCACGGGTACGCGTCGATCTGAGTCCACGCGGTCTGGGATAA
- a CDS encoding PaaI family thioesterase → MPEAAIFHLTPEDIATLSPTDLAARLAHRPGTLGERMGIMLLEAGPERLVATLPVEGNRQPAGRLHGGASAALAEELASIGSWLNLDIRREVAVGVDLNITHVRGATGGEVRGVAERVYRGRSVLVWTVSIFNEHGKLTSTARCTCNVVRV, encoded by the coding sequence ATGCCTGAAGCCGCCATCTTCCACCTGACGCCAGAAGACATCGCCACCCTCTCGCCCACCGATCTTGCTGCCCGCCTGGCGCACCGCCCCGGCACGCTGGGAGAGCGCATGGGCATCATGCTGCTGGAAGCGGGTCCTGAACGGCTGGTGGCGACTCTGCCGGTCGAGGGCAACCGCCAACCTGCCGGACGGCTGCACGGCGGGGCAAGTGCGGCGCTGGCCGAGGAACTGGCGAGTATCGGAAGCTGGCTGAACCTGGATATCCGCAGAGAGGTGGCGGTGGGCGTGGACCTGAATATCACGCATGTACGGGGCGCGACCGGCGGTGAGGTGCGGGGCGTGGCCGAACGGGTCTACCGGGGCCGCTCGGTGCTGGTCTGGACGGTCAGCATCTTCAACGAGCACGGCAAACTGACGAGCACCGCCCGCTGCACCTGCAACGTGGTCAGGGTCTGA
- a CDS encoding carbohydrate kinase family protein has protein sequence MSTPARGGESHLHPAPLLVSLGDLAWDVLAKPDTLLLAGGDTTGRMELSGGGSAANLAVWAQRVGFPSTFVGKIGDDTFGELALATLREEGVGLEVTVSREHPTGVILALIDGHGQRAMLTGKGADWELLPAELPIATIQSARHLHLTAWSLFRDPPRRAALEAARVAHAAGVTLSLDPGSFQMIEQLGRSRFLKIIDSIPFDIIFPNADEARAMSGEDTPERALDWFRERYPAALVVLKMDEHGALLEGPQQTRAHVAATDDHPQDATGAGDAFGGAFLASYLLHQNAVRAAECAAQVGGWVVSRFGARPPIDDELQARLAPFRQTTAGVQP, from the coding sequence TTGTCGACGCCCGCGCGAGGGGGCGAATCTCACCTTCACCCCGCCCCCCTACTGGTTTCGCTGGGCGACCTGGCCTGGGACGTGCTCGCCAAGCCCGATACCCTGCTGCTGGCGGGCGGCGACACGACCGGGCGCATGGAACTGTCGGGCGGCGGCAGCGCGGCCAATCTGGCGGTCTGGGCGCAGCGGGTCGGGTTTCCCAGCACCTTTGTCGGCAAGATCGGAGACGATACCTTCGGTGAACTGGCGCTGGCGACCCTGCGCGAGGAAGGCGTGGGCCTGGAAGTCACGGTTTCGCGTGAGCATCCGACCGGCGTCATTCTGGCGCTGATCGACGGACACGGCCAGCGGGCCATGCTGACCGGCAAGGGCGCAGACTGGGAACTGCTGCCCGCCGAGCTGCCCATCGCCACCATCCAGAGCGCCCGTCATCTGCACCTGACCGCCTGGAGCCTGTTCCGCGATCCGCCGCGCCGCGCTGCCCTCGAAGCGGCGCGGGTGGCACATGCGGCGGGCGTCACGCTGTCGCTCGATCCCGGCAGCTTTCAGATGATCGAGCAGCTCGGACGCAGCAGATTCCTCAAGATCATCGACAGCATTCCTTTCGACATCATCTTTCCCAATGCCGACGAGGCGCGGGCCATGAGCGGCGAGGATACTCCTGAGCGGGCGCTCGACTGGTTCCGCGAGCGCTACCCGGCAGCGCTGGTCGTGCTGAAGATGGATGAGCACGGAGCGCTGCTGGAAGGCCCGCAGCAGACCAGGGCGCACGTGGCGGCCACCGACGACCACCCGCAGGACGCCACCGGAGCCGGAGACGCCTTCGGGGGTGCCTTTCTGGCCTCCTACCTGCTCCACCAGAACGCGGTGCGGGCTGCCGAGTGTGCCGCGCAGGTGGGCGGCTGGGTGGTGTCGCGCTTCGGAGCACGCCCACCCATCGACGACGAACTTCAGGCGCGGCTGGCTCCCTTCCGGCAGACCACAGCGGGCGTGCAGCCATGA